aaaaaatatgcgacCGACAAAGCAAATGTGATATTCGCCACCAATCACCGTTCCGAAGAGGCGGACACCGGTTTACATGACGTCCACACGCAGCTTGTACAGCAGGGGGTGTTAATAACAGCTCACTGTATTTCCATGTCCGCAGATCACGTACACAGCGTTATATAAGAGACAACTTCCCCATCATCCGCCGCTTCAGTGGTTTTATAGATTACACAAAGGGACAATCCCCCACCCCATCCTTACACAGAACACTGTGCCCCGTATCCAGAGGCAGCATATAAGGGTCACCATCCACCACGTGTAATGAGGAGCAGGGGACATTGTGCTCTATTTACACCGGAGAGTGTAAACCATCGGCCTCCTTCACGTGGATCCTGTGCTGTAAGCTACAAGTCTATTGCTGCCCCGTCCTTATTTCCACATTACACCTGGTGGACTGTGACCTGATAAACTCTGCCTGGATGTTACACCATAGTGACGGGACGGACACTGTGGAGGTCCGGATACAGCAGCTATGGCGTCCAGCGCAGATGACCAGAAATGACACTTGTCATAGagtaacagggacatgaagctccTCCGTGCACACGCGATGATGGCGCCTCCTTTATCTCAGGATCGCGCTGCTGTCTGTACCGGAGGAAAAAGCGGCCAGTGATCATACAGCTCTGCCGGGGAGAAGGTGGTGGCtctgaaaagagcctttgtgggACAAGAAACGGGCGGCTCTCGGTTATTTCTTCGTCACGGTCTTCCTGGAATTAGACGaattcttagccggactcttggcagctttcttagccggactcttggcagctttcttagccggactcttggcagctttcttagccggactcttggcagctttcttagccggactcttggcagctttcttagccggactcttggcagctttcttagccggactcttggcagctttgggCTTGGCCGCCTTCTTTGCTGGGCTCTTTGTTATTTTCTTGGGGGCAGGTTTTGGCTTTTTGGGGCTGTTCGCCACCTTCTTGGCAGCGGCAGGCCTCTTGGCCTTTGTCAGGCTCTTGGCCGGAGTCTTCTTCGGGGATTTGGCAGCAGCCGCCGGCTTCTTCTTGACCGCTTTGTCCTTAGTCTCCAGCTGCTTCTTGTTCAGCTTGAAGGAGCCGGAGGCGCCGCTGCCTTTCACCTGGAGCAGGGTTTCCTTGGTCACCAGAGTCTTGAGCGCCATCTTCAGGCGGCTGTTGTTCTTGTCTACATCATATCCTCCAGCAGCCAGAGCCTTCTTCAGGGCGGCCAGAGACACCCCACTGCGCTCTTTGGAGGCGGACACGGCTTTCACGATGAGCTCGGACACGCTGGGACCGGAGGGTTTTTTGGTTTTCTTGGCGCCccctgctgcaggttttttcgGCTGCTTCTTGGATTTGGCGGCAGGCTCGGTGGGAGGGACAGCGGCGGCTGGTGCGGTCTCTGCCATCGTATAACACGGGAATCCACTAAAACAATTATTCTGCGAGGGAAAAACACTGAGAACAGAGATGGGGGCGCCTCTTATATGTACAGCGGCTGCTCGGTGATTGGCTGCGATTGTCCTGAGCGTCTATTGGCTGACACTGATCACATGTCCTTCCTTTCCTCATCTGACAGGAGTGAAGCTCCGCTCTCCCCTTGTGCTTCCCTGCCCGGGATAAGAGCCCTTTCCGACTAGAAGCGGCCGGGCGAGCGGGCTCTCTACGTGACTTCCCCCTCCCTGACATTCCCCCTACTCATTTCTAGCCTTCACTGGCAGAGATGCTGGGAAGGAGCCGGGTGGAGGCCCCGGGATCTCTGCCATAGTTCTGACGATCTGCACGTCGCTGTGATCGGACAAGATAAATGTGTTTGCGGGAGCTCGTTCCTTCTATTCCCGGCACTTGTCACTATCACAGGGTTCTTTACCACAATGTCTAACGTGCGGGAAGCTGATTGTCCGATGCGGGGGCGACCTGGAGCTGCAGAGAGCCCAGAAGGGTAACCCGGCACAGACGCGATGTCGGAGTGTCTTCCGCCTGTCTTACTGTAacttggcacagaggagacaccagaaactgctccacctgtgttacaataacccagcacagaggaaacACCAGAGTTTGCTCTACCTATGTTACAATAAGTCGTCAGAGGCAGGACACCagcgtctgctccacctgtattacaatttcCCAGCACAGAAAAGACACAAGTCTGCTCCTCCTTTACTAaactaacctgacacaggccagaccccagaacctgctcctccagcagtacattacccggacacagacaggacactagagacttctccacctgtataactataacctagcACAGAGGAGGGAACAGACACTGCTTGTTCCTCTTGTACTACATTAAGCCGGCAAAAGACAAGACACCGTAGtattgtccctgtcccctcatattactggcattatgtcccctgtaggagggtacagggacacaatgctggtaatatatccctgttccctcatcttcgaggcattatgtccctgttccttcatattaccggctttatgtccctgttccctcatctaccaggcattatgcccctgttccctcatattacaggcattatgtccctgttccttcatattacaggctttgtgtccctgttccttcatattacaggctttatgtccctgttccttcatattaccggctttatgtccctgttccctcatctaccaggcattatgcccctgttccctcatattacaggcattatgtccctgttccttcatattacaggcattatgtccctgatccttcatattacaggcttcatgtccctgttccttcatattacaggctttatgtccctgttcccttatattacaggcattatgtccctgatccttcatattacaggcttcatgtccctgttccttcatattaccggcattatgtccctgttccctcatcttacaggcatgatgtccctgttccttcataataccggcattatgtccctgttccttcataataccggcattatgtccctgttcacacatagtaccggcataatgtccctgttccctcatattactggcattatgtcccctgtaggagggtacagggacataatgccggtaatatttccctgtttcctcatcttacaggcattatgtccctgttccttcatattaccggctttatgtccctgctccctcattttacagacattatgtccctgttccctcatcttactgccattatctccctgttccttctaattaccggcattatttccctgttccttcatattaccggcattatgtccctgttccttcatattaccggcattatgtccctgttccttcataatacaggcattttgtccctgttccttcatctgaaccggcattatgtgcctgttccttcatcttacacgaattatatctctattccttcataatattggcattacgtccctgtttcttcatattaccgacattacgtcccgcctccttcatattatcggcattacgtccctgttccctcatcttaccggcattttgtccctgttccctcatcttaccggcattatgtccctgttccttcatcttaccgacatcatgccggtaatataaaagtacaaggacataatgccagtaatatgaaagtacaaggacataatgccagtaat
The nucleotide sequence above comes from Rhinoderma darwinii isolate aRhiDar2 chromosome 11, aRhiDar2.hap1, whole genome shotgun sequence. Encoded proteins:
- the LOC142663353 gene encoding histone H1.01-like, whose product is MAETAPAAAVPPTEPAAKSKKQPKKPAAGGAKKTKKPSGPSVSELIVKAVSASKERSGVSLAALKKALAAGGYDVDKNNSRLKMALKTLVTKETLLQVKGSGASGSFKLNKKQLETKDKAVKKKPAAAAKSPKKTPAKSLTKAKRPAAAKKVANSPKKPKPAPKKITKSPAKKAAKPKAAKSPAKKAAKSPAKKAAKSPAKKAAKSPAKKAAKSPAKKAAKSPAKKAAKSPAKNSSNSRKTVTKK